Part of the Pseudomonas lijiangensis genome is shown below.
ACAGAACACTCCTCCAGGGATTTCGAGATCAAGCGAAGCGGCACTCTAGGGTCTGGTGTCGTTTCAACGCAAGGCCACAGGCCGGTGGTTTTTGTTACCATTGCCGCCATCACGAGCGCTTAAGCGCCACTCTTGTACCTAGGAAGCCGCCTGATGAGCCAACCTTTCGACGTCGCTGAACTTGCCGCGACGTATGCCAACAAGTCTGCCCAGGACATTCTGAAACTGGCCTTCACGCATTTCGGTGACGAGCTGTGGATTTCCTTCAGCGGTGCCGAGGATGTGGTGCTGGTGGACATGGCCTGGAAGCTGAACAAGAACGTCAAGGTATTCAGCCTGGATACCGGACGCCTGCATCCAGAGACCTATCGCTTCATCGAGCAGGTCCGCGAGCATTACGGTATCACCATCGAACTGATCTCTCCCGATCAGCAGAAGCTTGAGCCTTTCGTCAGGGAAAAGGGCCTGTTCAGCTTCTACAAGGATGGTCATGGCGAGTGCTGCGGCATTCGCAAGATCGAGCCCCTGCGCCGCAAGCTGTCAGGCGTCAAGGCCTGGGCAACCGGCCAGCGTCGTGACCAGAGCCC
Proteins encoded:
- a CDS encoding phosphoadenylyl-sulfate reductase, which produces MSQPFDVAELAATYANKSAQDILKLAFTHFGDELWISFSGAEDVVLVDMAWKLNKNVKVFSLDTGRLHPETYRFIEQVREHYGITIELISPDQQKLEPFVREKGLFSFYKDGHGECCGIRKIEPLRRKLSGVKAWATGQRRDQSPGTRSAVAVLEVDSAFSTPERTLYKFNPLAQMSSEEIWGYIRMLELPYNSLHERGFISIGCEPCTRPVLPNQHEREGRWWWEEATQKECGLHAGNLITKG